In Ipomoea triloba cultivar NCNSP0323 chromosome 15, ASM357664v1, one genomic interval encodes:
- the LOC116005807 gene encoding uncharacterized protein LOC116005807, translating to MCSTLKEAYDRTSDQYQVYLDQQEVYGKNKRKADDKQRKFKVDDRKSNQGGFQPRQGEKRGGTDQGKQPACRRCGKYHPRENCQGIRIRCYKCGLLGHKFYECQTRVENLRNPSQNTSQGGGFNGNNGRKLAEAGNRGVNSQQVNRGRPTNAATGPNDKGKLPMGESSTGNQGRIYVINSAQAQASDVVTGTLLINSVLGSVLFDTGATNSFISSTFADRLKLRPTIKLDLNVKTASGIVVACKDGYDNISIEIAGFNCPGNLIRFELEGINVVLGMDWLDRYKAQIVCNERKVILRGPKGKRISYRGIEKQPEPKLIMMQKLRKYAHKGCEVYLCLVQNAEMEEPEINQIPGFE from the exons atgtgctctactctcaaggaggcatatgatCGGACATCGGATCAGTATCAAGTGTATCTGGACCAACAGGAAGTTTACggcaagaacaaaagaaaagctgATGATAAACAGAGGAAATTCAAGGTGGATGATAGGAAGTCTAACCAAGGAGGATTTCAACCAAGGCAAGGAGAGAAGAGGGGAGGAACAGACCAAGGGAAACAGCCTGCTTGCCGCAGATGTGGAAAGTACCATCCTAGAGAAAATTGCCAAGGGATAAGGATAAGGTGCTACAAGTGTGGTCTCTTAGGACACAAATTctacgagtgccaaaccagGGTGGAAAACCTCCGAAACCCCTCACAGAATACCAGCCAAGGAGGAGGATTTAATGGGAACAACGGCCGGAAACTCGCTGAAGCAGGAAACAGGGGAGTTAATTCTCAACAAGTAAACCGGGGAAGGCCGACGAATGCTGCCACAGGTCCGAACGACAAAGGGAAGTTGCCGATGGGAGAAAGTAGCACAGGGAACCAAGGCCGAATCTACGTCatcaatagcgctcaggctcaggctagcgacgtcgtAACCGGTACATTACTCATAAACTCAGTGCTTGGTTCAGTATTATTTGATACGGGAGCTACCAATTCCTTTATATcgtctacatttgcggatagattgaAGCTAAGGCCTACTATTAAGTTAGATTTAAATGTGAAAACTGCCTCGGGGATAGTGGTAGCCTGTAAGGATGGATATGACAATATTTcgatagaaatagcgggattcaATTGTCCCGGAAACCTTATTCGTTTTGAGCTAGAGGGCATCAATGTGGTACTcggaatggactggttggatagGTATAAGGCTCAGATAGTatgtaatgagcgaaaggttATCCTACGAGGACCGAAGGggaagagaatatcctaccgagggattgaGAAGCAACCCGAGCCCAAGTTGATAATGATGCAGAAGTTGAGGAAGTACGCTCACAAAGGGTGTGAAGTATACCTCTGCTTGGTGCAAAACGCTGAGATGGAAGAACCTGAGATCAACCAAATCCCA ggttttgagtga